Proteins from a genomic interval of Rhizobium lusitanum:
- a CDS encoding helix-turn-helix domain-containing protein translates to MGDEIAHILAGRVRLRLPQHTQIFEAGETAVVPGGIIHRFEAVDREGWAFSSNFVSSSSPPDLRAFLSARFNGRFLEYVCNALFLRETLHTDVDAIARNCSLSAGYLSRVFQRATGTGIHNYHVLVALQKSKDLLREQRPIVCAANEAGFCDQAHLTREFVKTLGMTPSIFREAWV, encoded by the coding sequence ATGGGCGACGAGATCGCACATATCCTTGCTGGACGAGTACGCTTGCGATTACCTCAGCACACGCAGATTTTTGAAGCGGGTGAAACCGCAGTTGTGCCCGGCGGGATAATTCACCGCTTCGAGGCGGTTGACAGGGAGGGCTGGGCTTTCTCTTCGAATTTTGTTTCCAGTAGCAGCCCGCCAGATTTGCGCGCGTTTTTGAGCGCCCGGTTCAATGGTCGATTCCTAGAATATGTTTGCAACGCCTTATTTTTGCGTGAGACGCTCCATACCGATGTTGACGCAATCGCGCGGAATTGTTCGCTCTCGGCTGGCTATCTCTCGCGCGTATTTCAGCGCGCAACCGGCACCGGTATCCATAATTATCACGTCCTCGTGGCGCTCCAAAAGTCGAAGGATCTCCTGCGCGAACAAAGGCCAATAGTCTGTGCGGCGAATGAAGCGGGTTTCTGTGATCAGGCCCATTTGACAAGGGAATTCGTGAAAACGCTTGGGATGACCCCCTCTATCTTCAGAGAGGCGTGGGTTTAA